In the genome of Pontibacter actiniarum, the window CTATGTCACTTATTTTTCCGATATACTGACGATCATTCGTGTCAGTGTTATTGTGGAAAGAGCCTAGAAACTTATAGCCAAACTCAGGATGTGCCTTAAAAAAGTGCTTTAGCTCCTGAGCCATCTCATTATGTCCTGCTATAATCACCTTGCGAAGATTATAGCCTTCTCGCCTGTAGATTCGTAGCGCTGTAGTAACTGAGATTCGCCAGAGTACGATGAGGCCGACTAGGACACAGTAATGGTAAACAAGTGTGTGCCTTTCAATAAATTGGGTGCCGGAAATATTAAGGCCTGCTTCAAGCAAAACAACGTATAGAAGTAGTGCCTTTAATGCCGTTACCACAACCCGAATTCGGGTCGTGGTACGGTAAATATGATATGTGCCAAGTAAGACGGTACAAATAAACCATCCTAGTAGCGAACATAGTAATGAAATAAGGTAAGAAGGTTGCTCCTTTGTGGAATCCAGTGCAAAAGCGGCACCTATGGAGATAGCGATTGCCGCAACATCTCCTATGATGTGGATCAGCTTTATATATTTTGAATAACGGACAGGCATAAGCTTTGTCATTTAAGACAGGCTCAAAGATAACAAGTTCCTTTGGAGGGTTCTATAAAAGGTGTAGATTAAAACTTTGTGACAGATGGTGCTTATCTGAGATAGCGATAGTGCTAACCACTAAAGGTGTATCGGTGGCTCTTGCGCTAAGATGCATGCTCTTCTACAAATGCTTTTATATTAGCTTTGAAAGTAGCTGAACTGAACCTTTCTGCATGTTGCCTAATAACTGATGGTGAAAACTCTGGGAGGCGAGACTCGAACTCTATTATGGCATTTATAAGTGACGTCACGTGCTGTTCCCGATACAGAACTCCTGTAACCCCTTCTACTACTGTCTCGCATGCGCCTCCTTTACCGAAAGCAATCACTGGTGTGCCACAGGCCTGAGCCTCTACGGGAATAATACCAAAGTCCTCTTCTGCAGCAAAAACAAAGGCGCGGGCACGCTGCATATGATCTTTCAGTACCTCAAAAGGTTGATATCCCATAAATTCAATGTTGTTAGTAATTTTGGACTTAATCTTTTTTGCGTCCGGGCCATCACCAATTATAATTAGCTTTTTATCAGGCTGCTTTGCAAAAGCCTCGACAATCAAGTCCACCTTTTTATAAGGTACTAGTCTGGAAGCTGTAAGGTAAAAGTCTTCTTTTTTTGTAGACACAGAGAAGTTCTCAACATCAACTGGCGGGTAAATGACACTGGCCTCTCGATTATAGACCTTTTTTATACGACGTGCAATGTAGCCCGAGTTAGCAATATAATGATCAGGTCTGTTGGCAGTGGTATAGTCCCACATCCTTACATAGTGCAACATAGACTTTGCTATGAAACCTTTTAGTCCTTTTGCTAATCCTGACTCCCGCAGGTACTGGTGATACAAATCCCAGGCATAACGAATAGGGGAGTGGCAATAGCAGATATGTACCTGCCCAGCATGAGTGATTACACCTTTCGCCACTGCATGGCTGCTTGATATTACTACATCATAAGCTGAAACATCCAACTGTTCTATAGCTAAAGGCATTAGGGCTAGGTAGTTTCTGTAGTGCTTCCGCGCGAATGGTAGCTTCTGAATAAAGGTAGTAGTTGCCTTTTTATGGAGAATGTGGTTACGTAGGTGGTCAGGCATAAAATCGATCACAGAGAAAAGGTCAGCTCCTGGATATACCTGTAGTAGTTGCTCTACTACGCGCTCGGACCCAGCGTATTCTACAAACCACTCGTGTACTATGGCGATTTTGAAAGGTGCTTTTTGCATCAACGTTAAGTGAGAGAACTACTAAAGGTGTAAAATTAAAAGGAGGACGGGAGCCGTTTTCAAGAAAAGGAGCTTTCAAACTGTACTTCGCGTTCTCTGAATGCAAGAACGCCCGCAATGAATGCAAATAGAACTACTCCTTTTTGCGAATTAAAAACACTTTCTGTTGTACCACAAAGAATGTAGAGCAAAACAAAGGCAGTGAGCAGATAAGAACTATTTCTTAGCGAAGTAAAGAGAAGGTAAAGCAGACATACTGTATACACTAAAATACCCATAACGCCTAATGCGAGAAACATTTGAATGTACTGGTTGTGAGGATCTAGCCGGTTCTTTGCTTCACTACTGAGCCCCATTCTACTGTACTGTACAGCAAGCCGATCTTTTGTATCACCAGGTCCTACACCTATAAAAGGGGTGTCTTTTATCAATTCAAATCCAGCACGCCAAAGCTGTTGCCGCTGTGTTATACCAGTTCCTCCTTCCAGTTTCCTTCTCAAATATGGTGTGTTGAAGTACAGTGAACAAATCAAAATAGAAGACAAACTCAATACTAAGCCAGCTTGGCTGTATCTCTTTTTTGAAAAGAAGTAAGCAATGCTTCCGATAAGCAAAATAATGGTGCCTGATACGAGTGCAGTACGGGAAGATAAAAGAACGTTGAAAGTAAAAAAGAAGAAAATTGTAACCAACCCTAAGAGGATTTTCCAAGTTTGGCCATTATTTACCTCTTTAAGAATCCAATGGGCAAGAATGAATATACTAAGCATAACATACATGCTGAAGTAGGGGGCATGAAAGTTGATTTGCTTGGGTAAATGGAAAGAAAAATATACCCAATCAATCTGAAGTGGCTGATTAGGTTGTCTGTACATGTCCAAAAAATAGATTTTGTAAAAGATCATGAAAAGACTGCTTACTGCGGCAATAAAACAGGCAAGTACAAAAATAAATAAATAGCGATTTTTAGCACGGCCTTGTGAAAACAGACTGTGAAGGATTGGGGGAAGTAACAGCAACGAAACCTTCAATTCTAATTCCGAAAATGCAGCTTGCATATTTGTACTATACAAGAGGCCAACTATGTACAAGGAGTATAAGAGGATGTATAATTGATACAACTTGAATTTCAGCAATGACTTAAGGTCAGATAATGCACGACCGCTAACAATCCATAATAATGCAGAAATTATAAGGAACAAAGAATTTATTTGTATTTTAAAAGGCATAGTCAAGATGAACCCGATTATACCAAAATCTAGAAGCTGACTATTACTTAGTTTGTATCCCTTCTTTGTGATTAACATCTGTGTTTGCTTTAAAACAACCTATAAGTTTGCCTCTAAAACTTGTTTAAAAGTAGCAGTGTGTTTCTCTGCTGATTTTTGCCAAGAATAAGATTTAATTCTACTGTAACCTTTTGTAACCAATATTTCTCTCTCGGCTATTGAAGTAAGAACACATTTAAGTCTATCGGCGAGAGATTCATGGTCTAGTGGGTCAAAATACATAGCAGCATCCCCACATATTTCGGGTATACTGGCAGCTGTCGACGCAATCACAGGGCAACCGCTGGCCATTGCTTCTAAAGAAGGGAGGCCAAACCCTTCGTAAACGGAGGGGACAACCAGAGCAACGGCATTTTGATAAAGTTGTGGTAAAAGATCCTCTTCAACAAAGCCTGTGAAGACTACACCCTCGTTGAGAATGGTATTTTGCTTCAACAACGTAGCAATTTGGTTATCAGATGTGATAAACCCTTCTTTTTTACCAACAATTAATAATTTACAGCTAACGTCATATTGTTGTATTTGCGAGTATGCTTTTAGTAGCGTTACCAAGTTCTTATGAGGCTTAACGTTGCCTACATATAAAATATATTTGGAAGCTTGCTTGTTCAACAGTTTATGGCTGATCTGGCGTTTTTCTGAAAACTTTTCAGTGTCTACTCCATTATGGATTGTAAAAATTGATTCGCTGCTGGCTTGAGTGTATCTGACAATCTCACTTTTAGAGAACTCAGAGACTGTGATAAGTTTATTAGAAAGTTTAACAGCAGCTCGAATGAAAAAATTTGCATACGCCTTTTGTGGCAACGTAAGGGTATGCTGGTAGGCTAAGTGATATACATCATGTATAGTTGTTACACGTTTGCGCGCAGCTATAGGTAATAGTGGGATGTTATAATGAGGAGACCAGAAAAGGTCACACTTTGGTATTTTTCTTGCGAGTTGTAGCTGCTCCTTAATGGAGTAAATTGGAGCTGAGGCTATTATTACATTTGTGCCTGGTGAATTACAGTATAGTTTTAAATCTTTCTCATCACCAAGCAAAGTCAACTTGAACTCCTTGGAGATAATAGGAAGGAGGTTTTTAAGATACACACCTATCCCAGATGCGTTTATCATCCTAGCATCAATAACGAGATGTGGCATTTTGGCTCTTTTTTACAATTATGTATTGTGCTATCAAAGTACCGAAAATAAGCCAATAACTTATGTAGTTGGCTCTTCCTGCGAATCCAGAATTTAAGAAGCTGGCAGCAAAGAAATATGCACTGACAGCCACAAAGGCCATACAAAGCTTTTTCAATAGCAGGTCTTCTGTTCTATAAAATGAGGTAAGCGCAAATAATGGGCAGATAAAATGGAACAAAACATAGAGTAGCCCTAACGGAACCCCGTTTTCAAGCATTACCTGAAACCAATAACCATCAGTTATGATTTTTTTTGACGGGTCTCCGCTGGCTCCCTGAGAACCAACACCTGCGCCAGCTATAGGGTGCTCTTTGAGATATAGCACAGCGTTTTTAATTTGGGTAATGTGTTCGTTTGTAGATCCTTGGGTGCTCGCTTCTTTGCCCGTAAGCCTTTGAACTAAGAAGGAGTTCTTATTTAGGTAAAAGCCTATAGAGACTATGGTTGATAGCGTTAATATGATACACACTATCTTGATTGTAAAAAGTAACGTGGGTCTAGCATACTTTAGGAAGACACACACAAGGACTACTATTACTAAACCTACAATTGAGGCTCTAGTAAACGTAAGTAAGTTAGCTAAACCAATCATAAAGATAATGAACAGGTGTGTTCTTTTACGATGGTAGAGGTACCTAGTAAGATAGAATGCAAACAAGACCAGTGTAAAGCTTGCATAAATTATCGTATTTCCAAGGAGAGCTGTTGGTCGAACTATATCTGTGTTATAGAAGCCAAAGACGGACTCCCCCCTAAGAACTAGTAATGAGTCTGGTAACTTCGAGGACAAGAAAAACTGTACAAAAGAGAAGACAGTAAGACAAAGCCCTAAATGTAAAAATAGCTTTAGTATATCAGTAACTGAAGAAGTTCTTTTGAAAAAAAGTGGAATATACAATAAGGGAGCCATATAAAATAAGTTATTACGTACTCCTAGAAACCCTTCTGTTATTGGCGTAGAATCTATTAAAAAAAGTTTGATAGTGGAAAGAAGTAGTAGCAGTAGCCAGAATATCAGAAAGTAAAAATATACTTTATTGATTCTCAGTTTTATATAGTAGCCAGCTATAAGTTTAAACGATAAGTGTAAAAGCAAGAGTACTACCAATAAATCTATTAGTAATGTTCCTGAGTTTATTTGTGTTACAGATAAAAAATTTGTGATAAATCCACTATATAAAAGCCCGAAGATTAGTAGCTTTATTATATAAGTGGAGACTACTACCCTTCTCCTAAGGGCTGGCAAGGCTAGTCTATCTGAGCTTTCCAAAGCGTATTTTTTTTGAAAGATTTAAAAGCTTTCAGAATCAAAGGTATTCTGCTGAACTGCTTTCTTCGAACCCTGTTAGCAGCAACAGCTATTAGGCTTAAGTAGACTGGATATAAGAACCTAGGGTAATACTTCTTTGTGATAATCAACCTGTTGCGGATGCTATAAAAGTCTGATAATTCACTCTTATTATTGTTCTCTTTTGTGCTTCCGCCAATTGCAGCCCCTTCTTTATGGTAAATGTTGGCTTTTAAGCAAATGTCAATCTTAAAATTTTTTGCAGCGCCTCTTTTAACCCAGTCTATTTCTTCAAAATACAAAAAGTAAGCCTCAGACATAAGGCCTACTTCTTTGACAAATTCCGCAGAGACGAACATGGAGGCTCCTACTACATAGTCATCATCTTCTATTTTAAGATTATCAAATGTGGTACAGGAGGCTTTGTTTAATCCTATATGTTCGGTGCTAGCAGTAAATGGTTTATATCTTCCCAAAATCGCCTGAATGAGATTAGGGGTATGGTAATACAATAATTTTGAACCCAACATGCCTAGCTGCTCCTTTTTAGACTTTGAAACCTCAAACCTTGCTACCATGTGAGTGAGAGATTCCTGCTCTACAACTGTATCATTGTTCAGGAGCCAGATGTAGTCGGCATTGTGAGCAAGTGCAAGTTTGCAGCCTAAATTGTTACCTCCGGCGAAGCCAAGGTTTTTCTTTGATTCTATCAGAAGTAACCTTTTCTCAATTGAATTTAGGGTATGTATACTTTCAGAATCTGCATGTATATAGGAAATTGGTTTGCTGATAGGGGATGAAGAAATAGGGGTTGATGTATAGAATTGCTCATCATACGAAACCGACAACAGCCCTTCTGCCCAATTTTTTAAATATGTAACAGAATTATTCTTTGAATCATTGTCTACCACCACCACTTTATAATTGTGGTAAGACAGCTTAAAGAGACTCTCAAGGCACTCTGCCGTATCCTGCCAATTTTTATAGTTAACCAAAATGATGTAAACCAGAGGTTCTCCTGTAGCTTTAACCATTGTACTTCCCAAACTTGTTGCTATAAAAGTCCTTGTATCCTTGAACAACACTTTTAACTTTACTTACCTTGTTTTTTTCGAAAAGGATAATCTTAACAAGCTCTCTGATATTGTTAGTACTTTCATTCCTATAATACTGAGGAAATCGTGACTTAAACTCTTTTAATACAGCTAAACGGTTTCGTGTTATATAATACCTTCTTAAAAAGTTGTGATGGGAAGCATTTACTTGATAACCCAAAAAGGAGTGACTTTTAGATTCACCAAGCTTATGATAAAGGATAACTTTGTTATTCTTTATTACTTTGTAATTGCTCAATTTGAGGCGTAAGCAATACTCATGGTCGACATAGTCAATAAAGAAGTCTTCTCGGAAAGGCCCTACTTCTTTAAAAGCACACATGTTTAGTAAATTGCCAGAAGTGATAACTACATCAACTTCTTGTATATTGTTCTGGTCTAGCTCTGAAGAGTCTGTTTCAAGAATATATTTGGGTGCAATAATACCTATTCTCTCTTTTGGAATTTTAGCACATACCTCCAATAGTGTAGGTACCATGCCTTCACTGGCTTGGCTATCCTGGTCCATTGTAAGTAGCCAGTCAAATCCTTCCTCAAACGCTCTTGAAGCAGCAACATTTAAGGCTTTGGCTATACCCTGGTTATTTTCAAGATGATGATACTCTACTTTTGAAAAGCTTTTCTTTAATTTAAGCAACAACTTTTCTGATGGAACCTCAGAGTTATCAACCACATATAGCTTGTCTAAGCTGTTATAGTAGGTTGATATATTATCAAACACATCTGCTTCAGGGTTATAAAGGACAACAACGCCAGCGATATTTGATATCATGGAATATTTATTTATGATTTGTTTCTACGTTCAGGGTACACGTTTTGTGGCTTATAACTTTGCTCCTTTCATAGGAGCCTTATTTAGAAAGAAAGTGTAGTGAGGGTGCTTTCTATGTAGAGCATAATACAAAAGGCCTGTGCTTATAGTTTCCGTTATCATAATGCTAGAGGCTGTACCCACGGCTTTAAAATGGTATGTTAAGGTGAAGTTTAACGCCACGTTGATGACGGCTCCAATTGATAGTACTACAGTATATAAATTGTTAAGCTTGTATGCTAGCATTGTTTGACTAGCTGGAATATTCAAAGCAGCCATAAATGGTCCAAAGCAAATAATTCTTAGAACTAAAGCCGCTTCACTTATATACTTTCCGGCTATAAATAGTACAATATGATCTGCAAAGGCAAAGACTATTAGAGACAGTGGTATGAACACCAGCATTATGGCTTTTAATAATTTGTGCAGGAAATTAGCCAACGCCTCAAATGACTCCTGAGCAAGAATACATACTCTAGGATAAACTACCTGATATAAGATTGCGGCGAAAGTTCGCATAATCTGAAATACCTTTTCTGCAATACTATAGTATCCTATAATAAGCGGACTGGCGAAAATACCCAGAATAACAATGTTGGTGTTATTAGAAACAGAAATAATGATAGTTGCAAAAAAGATACTCCAAGCATCTACCAGCTGTCTTCTAATTCGAGTAAGCGAAGGGAAAGAGAACTGCAGACCAAATTTTCTGAAAACGATAATTAAGCTTATTACACCTCCAACAACTAAGCTTACTCCATTTATTAGGTTTATATAAAGGTAATCCTGTGGCTCACTTATAAAAACAAAAATTCCAGACGCGTATAAAGCTCTGTTTAGGATGTTAATGTAGGTGATATACTTCATCTGCTCTATTCCTTGATAAAACCAAGTAGGCTGTAGAAGCTGCCCTAAAACAATAGTAAAGCTGAACAGTGTTAGCAACCAATATTCTTTAAAGCTTGGGAATAGTAGAAAAGAACTGGAAAGAATTAAAAAGGATAGGAGCAATAGAACAAATTTAGTAGCGATCACCTCAGAAAAGATGTTGGAGACTCTGGTTATGTTCTTTCTGTTGACTGAGATGTCCTTGGTCGCAGATAAATTGAATCCATAGTCTGTTAGCACAACAAAGTAAAGCATAATGGTCTGCAAAAGAGTGATAATGCCAAACCGTTCTACTCCTATAACTCGCACTATGTATGGGAATGTAATGATAGACAATAAAAAATTGGCTCCTTGAATCAATCCAAGAGAAAAGAAGTTTTCAAGCAAAGGCCTGTATTCACTTGTAGCAAAAGTGCTGATCTTATTAAGTATGTTTC includes:
- a CDS encoding glycosyltransferase family 4 protein gives rise to the protein MQKAPFKIAIVHEWFVEYAGSERVVEQLLQVYPGADLFSVIDFMPDHLRNHILHKKATTTFIQKLPFARKHYRNYLALMPLAIEQLDVSAYDVVISSSHAVAKGVITHAGQVHICYCHSPIRYAWDLYHQYLRESGLAKGLKGFIAKSMLHYVRMWDYTTANRPDHYIANSGYIARRIKKVYNREASVIYPPVDVENFSVSTKKEDFYLTASRLVPYKKVDLIVEAFAKQPDKKLIIIGDGPDAKKIKSKITNNIEFMGYQPFEVLKDHMQRARAFVFAAEEDFGIIPVEAQACGTPVIAFGKGGACETVVEGVTGVLYREQHVTSLINAIIEFESRLPEFSPSVIRQHAERFSSATFKANIKAFVEEHAS
- a CDS encoding glycosyltransferase family 2 protein, whose product is MVKATGEPLVYIILVNYKNWQDTAECLESLFKLSYHNYKVVVVDNDSKNNSVTYLKNWAEGLLSVSYDEQFYTSTPISSSPISKPISYIHADSESIHTLNSIEKRLLLIESKKNLGFAGGNNLGCKLALAHNADYIWLLNNDTVVEQESLTHMVARFEVSKSKKEQLGMLGSKLLYYHTPNLIQAILGRYKPFTASTEHIGLNKASCTTFDNLKIEDDDYVVGASMFVSAEFVKEVGLMSEAYFLYFEEIDWVKRGAAKNFKIDICLKANIYHKEGAAIGGSTKENNNKSELSDFYSIRNRLIITKKYYPRFLYPVYLSLIAVAANRVRRKQFSRIPLILKAFKSFKKNTLWKAQID
- a CDS encoding O-antigen ligase family protein — protein: MAPLLYIPLFFKRTSSVTDILKLFLHLGLCLTVFSFVQFFLSSKLPDSLLVLRGESVFGFYNTDIVRPTALLGNTIIYASFTLVLFAFYLTRYLYHRKRTHLFIIFMIGLANLLTFTRASIVGLVIVVLVCVFLKYARPTLLFTIKIVCIILTLSTIVSIGFYLNKNSFLVQRLTGKEASTQGSTNEHITQIKNAVLYLKEHPIAGAGVGSQGASGDPSKKIITDGYWFQVMLENGVPLGLLYVLFHFICPLFALTSFYRTEDLLLKKLCMAFVAVSAYFFAASFLNSGFAGRANYISYWLIFGTLIAQYIIVKKSQNATSRY
- a CDS encoding flippase, which produces MSFLRNILNKISTFATSEYRPLLENFFSLGLIQGANFLLSIITFPYIVRVIGVERFGIITLLQTIMLYFVVLTDYGFNLSATKDISVNRKNITRVSNIFSEVIATKFVLLLLSFLILSSSFLLFPSFKEYWLLTLFSFTIVLGQLLQPTWFYQGIEQMKYITYINILNRALYASGIFVFISEPQDYLYINLINGVSLVVGGVISLIIVFRKFGLQFSFPSLTRIRRQLVDAWSIFFATIIISVSNNTNIVILGIFASPLIIGYYSIAEKVFQIMRTFAAILYQVVYPRVCILAQESFEALANFLHKLLKAIMLVFIPLSLIVFAFADHIVLFIAGKYISEAALVLRIICFGPFMAALNIPASQTMLAYKLNNLYTVVLSIGAVINVALNFTLTYHFKAVGTASSIMITETISTGLLYYALHRKHPHYTFFLNKAPMKGAKL
- a CDS encoding glycosyltransferase family 4 protein, producing the protein MPHLVIDARMINASGIGVYLKNLLPIISKEFKLTLLGDEKDLKLYCNSPGTNVIIASAPIYSIKEQLQLARKIPKCDLFWSPHYNIPLLPIAARKRVTTIHDVYHLAYQHTLTLPQKAYANFFIRAAVKLSNKLITVSEFSKSEIVRYTQASSESIFTIHNGVDTEKFSEKRQISHKLLNKQASKYILYVGNVKPHKNLVTLLKAYSQIQQYDVSCKLLIVGKKEGFITSDNQIATLLKQNTILNEGVVFTGFVEEDLLPQLYQNAVALVVPSVYEGFGLPSLEAMASGCPVIASTAASIPEICGDAAMYFDPLDHESLADRLKCVLTSIAEREILVTKGYSRIKSYSWQKSAEKHTATFKQVLEANL
- a CDS encoding O-antigen ligase family protein, translated to MQAAFSELELKVSLLLLPPILHSLFSQGRAKNRYLFIFVLACFIAAVSSLFMIFYKIYFLDMYRQPNQPLQIDWVYFSFHLPKQINFHAPYFSMYVMLSIFILAHWILKEVNNGQTWKILLGLVTIFFFFTFNVLLSSRTALVSGTIILLIGSIAYFFSKKRYSQAGLVLSLSSILICSLYFNTPYLRRKLEGGTGITQRQQLWRAGFELIKDTPFIGVGPGDTKDRLAVQYSRMGLSSEAKNRLDPHNQYIQMFLALGVMGILVYTVCLLYLLFTSLRNSSYLLTAFVLLYILCGTTESVFNSQKGVVLFAFIAGVLAFREREVQFESSFS
- a CDS encoding glycosyltransferase family 2 protein; this translates as MISNIAGVVVLYNPEADVFDNISTYYNSLDKLYVVDNSEVPSEKLLLKLKKSFSKVEYHHLENNQGIAKALNVAASRAFEEGFDWLLTMDQDSQASEGMVPTLLEVCAKIPKERIGIIAPKYILETDSSELDQNNIQEVDVVITSGNLLNMCAFKEVGPFREDFFIDYVDHEYCLRLKLSNYKVIKNNKVILYHKLGESKSHSFLGYQVNASHHNFLRRYYITRNRLAVLKEFKSRFPQYYRNESTNNIRELVKIILFEKNKVSKVKSVVQGYKDFYSNKFGKYNG